TGGCGCCACGGTTTGTTGCAACTCCGCTTCGTCCAATTTTACCGGTAAATCAGTTTTATTTAGGATCACTAGTCGTTTCTTATCTTGCGTAGCTGCTAACAAAGTACGGTCTTCATCAGTTAAAGCCTCACTATTATTCAAAATAAGCAAAACTAAATCGGCTTGTGTGATTGCTTGTTTAGAACGCTCAACACCAATTTTTTCGACTTTATCGTCGGTTTCACGAATACCAGCTGTGTCGATCAATTTAAGTGGCACATCGCGCACATTAACGTATTCCTCGATCACATCCCGGGTCGTTCCCGCAACATCGGTCACAATAGCCTTATCTTCATGGAGCAAATAGTTCAGCAAACTGGATTTACCCACGTTAGGCCGACCAACGATCGCTGTGGCTAAGCCTTCCCGCAACACTTTACCTTGGCTAGCTGTAGCTAATAATTGTTCGATCTGTTTTTTGACCATTGTTGCTTTTTCCAGCAACATTTTTGTCGTCATGGTTTCAACAGCATCATACTCAGGGTAATCAATATTAACTTCGACCTGTGCTAACGCATCCAGGATCTCTTGGCGAATATTTTTGATCAAACGCGATAAGTTTCCATCCAACTGATTAACCGCCACTTGCATGGCTCGGTCAGTTTTAGCGCGAATCAGATCCATAACTGACTCAGCTTGCGTCAAATCGATCCGTCCGTTGAGAAATGCCCGCTTGGTAAATTCACCTGGCTCGGCTAAGCGCGCGCCATGACTAAGTAACAATTGTAAAACATGGTTGGTCGCCACAATACCGCCATGAGTATTGATCTCAACCATTTCCTCACGGGTATACGTCTTAGGGGCCCGCAATACCGAAACCATGACTTCGTCGATGACTTCACCATTTTCTGGATCAACGATGTGCCCATAATTGATCGTGTGACTAGCAACTTTTTGTAGATCACGACCTTTAAAAATCTTCTCCGCAATCGGTAATGCATCTTCACCAGATAATCGGACGATCGAAATCGCACCTTCGCCCGGCGGGGTTGAAATAGCCGCGATCGTATCAAACTCTGTGGTTGTATTCGCCATGAAATAGCTTCCCTTCTAATTTTTTTCAACAAAAAAAGCGCCTACACCACGCCCCTTGAATGCGGAACGTGACAAAGCACTTTGACTACTTTATCGAACTCATATTTAAGCCCTACTATAAAAGTTGACTTACCATTTGTCAACGATTTTTTATTCAAACGCAAAATCAAGCGCGCTTAAATCGATATATTCAGCGATTTACTTAGGTGCGATCACCACGTAGCGGTGTGGTTCCTCACCTTCTGAATAGGTGATCACATGTGGACTATCAGCCAAATGCGCATGGATCTGCTTACGCTCAAATGATGGCATTGGCTCTAGCAAAGTCGCTTGCCCGGTTGCGATGGCCTCACGCGCTGTTTTATCAGCTAAGCGCGCCAAAATTCCGTTACGTCGTTCCCGATAATCACCTACGTTTAGTAATAGGGTAAACTTCGAATGCGCATGATGATTCAAATAAACTTGCCCTAAATATTGCAAAGCATTGATGGTTTTACCATGGTGACCGATCAGTAAACCTTCTTTTTTAGTGATCAACTGAATCGTTAATCGATTTTTTGAAGCTCGTTCTAACTTCAATTGTGCTGGCGCATCGATTGCCGCCGCCATTGCACTTAAATACGCTTTAACTGCCTGCAAGGCCCGCTCATCGTCGCGTTTGTGTGCTGGCGTCATTTGCTGCGGCTGCGGTGCAGTTGGCGCGGTTACCGCAGCCGCTACCTTACTCGGCTTGGCTTGTGGCTTGACAGCTGTTTTAGGTGGCGTTACCGGCAAAGCTGTTAATGAAACAATTGCTGGCTTACGGCCAATGCCGAGAAAACCTTTGCGACCTTCCGACACGACCTCTACATTGACTGCATCACGTTCTAAATTCAGATGCGTCAGCCCTTTTTGAATGGCAGCTTGGATCGTACTTCCTTCAAATGTCGGCATAAAAAAAGCTCCTTGTCTTTTCATTGTTCTGTGGTTCAACTTAACTACAACCTGGTCACGCTAAACTGCCAGTTGTTTCAATGATTCTAGCGTAAAACGAACTTTTCGCTCACTTACTTAAGTCACGTTTTAAAATCAGCGCCCAGTTAGTTTTTATTCCTGATTTACGGTAAATCAAGTGGAAAAACAGATTTCCAAACACTCTCTAGTCTACACAATTTCAGTCCGTAAAACCAGTAGACGATCCATGCACAAAATAAAAAGCGTACCTCCACCGCGGAGATACGCCAACGTTTAAAAATTATTTACGCTTCTTACCCCGGCGTGCTTTTGCTAGTTGTCGCTCCAGGTCGCGTTTTTTCTGTTCTTTAGCTTCCCGCTCAGCACGTAACTTGAACGGATTCATTAGTAACAACGTTTGACCAACGGAAAAGGCATTGGTCACAACCCAGTAAACAGCTAAGGCTGAAGGCAAACTGATCGCCATAAACAAGATCATGACCGGCATCCCCCAGAGTAACAGTACATTCTGGATACCAGATTGTTGTACCTGACCCATCATGGTCAATTTGGAAGTCGCAAAAGTCAGCAACGCCGCCAAAACTGGCAAAATGAAATACGGATCAGCTTTACCTAATTCCATCCACAAGAAGGTCCCTGAACGTAAAACGGAAGTCCGTTGAATACCTTGGTACAAGGCAATCAATACTGGCATCTGTACCAATAAAGGTAGCATACTTGCAAACGGATGAACACCAGCGTCCTTATAAAGCTTAGACATTTCACCTTGCAACTTCTGTTGTGTTTCAACATCTCGTGAAGAATACTTGGTCTGCAAAGCCTTCATTTGCGGTTGAATATCCATCATTTTTCGTGAACTGTTCATCTGATACTGCATCAACGGCAAAATGATGATCCGAATAATAATGGTGAAGACGATGATCCCGACACCGTAGCTACCACCAAATAAATTGGATAGCCAAACGATTGCCCGCGAAAAATTCCAAATAATGTAATGATCCCAAAAACCAGTACTATTACCAGTAACTGGCTTCGTACTACAACCAGATAAGAATAAAACTAAGGTAAAGAGCCCAGCAGCGCCGAGCAGTCGTTTCTTCTTTTTCACGCTTATTCCCTCACTTCATCCGTTAGTAAGCCAGCCAGAGTTAAAACGTGCACTAAGTTTGCCTTAGCCTCCGGCTGTGTCAATCGATCGGCGCTAGGCCGCGCGATGACCAAAAAATCAACGTCTGTTTTCAATTGTGGTTTCAGTTCCTGCAGACTTTGGCGGATCCGTCGCTTTACCTGATTACGATGCACCGCGTTACCGATACGCTTCCCCACCGAAATACCAACGCGAAAATGCTTTTGCCCTGGTCGTTCCATCCGGTAAACAATATAATTCCGATTAGCTTTGGAATCGCCGGTCTGGAAAACGGTTTGGAAATCTGCTTCTTTTTTGACTCGATAAGATTTTCTCATGACGTATTTGATTACTCCAAGTCCATATGTACTGTGAGCAAACAATCGCTTACTCACTCAAAAATAATAAAAAAGACCACTGAGGGTCAGTGGTCTATGCAGACAATACTTTTCTACCTTTACGGCGTCTACGTTGTAACACATTACGACCGTTGCTTGTGCTCATTCGTTTCATAAAACCATGGACACGTTCACGATGACGTTTCTTTGGTTGGTATGTGCGTTTCATTGCCATGTGCGATTAACCCCCTCGCAAAAAATTAAGTTTACATATTTAA
This is a stretch of genomic DNA from Loigolactobacillus coryniformis subsp. coryniformis KCTC 3167 = DSM 20001. It encodes these proteins:
- the mnmE gene encoding tRNA uridine-5-carboxymethylaminomethyl(34) synthesis GTPase MnmE, with the protein product MANTTTEFDTIAAISTPPGEGAISIVRLSGEDALPIAEKIFKGRDLQKVASHTINYGHIVDPENGEVIDEVMVSVLRAPKTYTREEMVEINTHGGIVATNHVLQLLLSHGARLAEPGEFTKRAFLNGRIDLTQAESVMDLIRAKTDRAMQVAVNQLDGNLSRLIKNIRQEILDALAQVEVNIDYPEYDAVETMTTKMLLEKATMVKKQIEQLLATASQGKVLREGLATAIVGRPNVGKSSLLNYLLHEDKAIVTDVAGTTRDVIEEYVNVRDVPLKLIDTAGIRETDDKVEKIGVERSKQAITQADLVLLILNNSEALTDEDRTLLAATQDKKRLVILNKTDLPVKLDEAELQQTVAPENIIAISALTATGVDQLEQRIADLFWGGIDNSQSTTLVSNARQIGLLNQAKQALDDVLAGIKAEMPVDLVQIDMTRCWDLLGEITGDAYQDELLNQLFSQFCLGK
- the jag gene encoding RNA-binding cell elongation regulator Jag/EloR, which codes for MPTFEGSTIQAAIQKGLTHLNLERDAVNVEVVSEGRKGFLGIGRKPAIVSLTALPVTPPKTAVKPQAKPSKVAAAVTAPTAPQPQQMTPAHKRDDERALQAVKAYLSAMAAAIDAPAQLKLERASKNRLTIQLITKKEGLLIGHHGKTINALQYLGQVYLNHHAHSKFTLLLNVGDYRERRNGILARLADKTAREAIATGQATLLEPMPSFERKQIHAHLADSPHVITYSEGEEPHRYVVIAPK
- the yidC gene encoding membrane protein insertase YidC, producing MKKKKRLLGAAGLFTLVLFLSGCSTKPVTGNSTGFWDHYIIWNFSRAIVWLSNLFGGSYGVGIIVFTIIIRIIILPLMQYQMNSSRKMMDIQPQMKALQTKYSSRDVETQQKLQGEMSKLYKDAGVHPFASMLPLLVQMPVLIALYQGIQRTSVLRSGTFLWMELGKADPYFILPVLAALLTFATSKLTMMGQVQQSGIQNVLLLWGMPVMILFMAISLPSALAVYWVVTNAFSVGQTLLLMNPFKLRAEREAKEQKKRDLERQLAKARRGKKRK
- the rnpA gene encoding ribonuclease P protein component — encoded protein: MRKSYRVKKEADFQTVFQTGDSKANRNYIVYRMERPGQKHFRVGISVGKRIGNAVHRNQVKRRIRQSLQELKPQLKTDVDFLVIARPSADRLTQPEAKANLVHVLTLAGLLTDEVRE
- the rpmH gene encoding 50S ribosomal protein L34, giving the protein MAMKRTYQPKKRHRERVHGFMKRMSTSNGRNVLQRRRRKGRKVLSA